In the genome of Candida albicans SC5314 chromosome 6, complete sequence, the window TGAGGTATATGATGAagctgctgttgctgtgattgttgttgagacAACTGACCTAATTGACCTAACAATTCAGAATAGTTTGGTGTTGTTGGCAACCCACTGGCTTGCAATTGCTGTTGCATTTGTTGCTGCAACTGAGCAGCTTGCTGTTGTGCTTGGCTGTTGGCattgtgttgttgttgctgttgttgctgttgttgctgttgttgctgttgttgctgttgctgctgttgctgctgttcttgttgaagaagatggtGGTGATGAGGTTTGTTTATTGGCTTTTCAACCAAAGTTCTTGATGTCTTTTGtctcttctttttgtttattggaTCAGGTGCATGATTATGTTGAGGGTTGATCATCCTCAAAACCCACATTTCGGAAATACGAGAATTCTCTTCATTATGACCAGGTTCATCgggtttattttttcttttctgaTCCTTTTCATTAGGATACAAATTGGCCACCAAACGATAAGCACATTTGTTTCTCTTGGTGTAAGCAATTCTTTGTCGCTTAGTTGCATCCTTTACTGTAGTTCTAAATGATCCCGATCTTTCACATTGGAAATAAACAgcttttggttttgatgaattaatgaCAATTTTACATCTTTCTTCAGGACctaattcatttttaacAAAATGTACCAATTCGGCTTTACTGTTAAATGTCTTTACAATCTCATTCTCAATGTATCGTGAACGAAGATCTTCATTagtatcaaattcatctgTAGTGAGCGCATCTCTGACATGCTCATGTTGTGACAAATGTGGTTGTGCCAACTGTTGAGAAAGTTGACCCAATTGGTGtagctgttgttgctgttgataAGCATGTTGTAACTGTTGGTGTTCTCTTTGAGCTTGCGCCTGGGCTTGAGCCTGTGCTTGAGCCTGTGCTTGAGCCTGTCGATATTGTTGTAACTGTTCCTGTTGATGttgtaattcttgttgttgtaactGTTGTTGTCTTCTTTGTAATTCAGCACGGTGTTGTAATTCCGCAGCTGCAGCTGCTGCACTAGCAGAATAACTAACACTATTACTATGATGAAGGGCAGTGTTGGCAAATTGGCTAGGTGAATCACCAGCACTCAAATAACTAGCAACTTGGGGATCATATACGTCTGATGTTGAAGCACCAATCTCGGATTTAATTCCTAGCTGTTGACGTTGTTTCTGTTTAAGTGATGCTGAATTAGTTGGGATATTTAAATCACTTTGGTTCTTATTAGATGACATGATAGATTGTGTTTCTATTTAATCTCAAAGTCCGTATCTTTTGCTTGTTTTTTGGGGGGAGGTGCCTCTCTTTCTTAAATAACAATATGAAACAACCAATATTCTTTATATGTGTATACGTATGTTTATCTTTTTCCAACCTAACTTGTCTTCAAAATTGGTTCAAGTTGACAAACTATCTGgtgtaatttttttttgtaaacaATAATCCtgcaaataaaataaattattgttCCTGAATAGAAATCTCAATGGGAATT includes:
- the RBF1 gene encoding Rbf1p (Transcription factor; glutamine-rich activation domain; binds RPG-box DNA sequences; predominantly nuclear; mutation causes accelerated induction of filamentous growth; antigenic during human oral infection; Sko1p-repressed); the encoded protein is MSSNKNQSDLNIPTNSASLKQKQRQQLGIKSEIGASTSDVYDPQVASYLSAGDSPSQFANTALHHSNSVSYSASAAAAAAELQHRAELQRRQQQLQQQELQHQQEQLQQYRQAQAQAQAQAQAQAQAQREHQQLQHAYQQQQQLHQLGQLSQQLAQPHLSQHEHVRDALTTDEFDTNEDLRSRYIENEIVKTFNSKAELVHFVKNELGPEERCKIVINSSKPKAVYFQCERSGSFRTTVKDATKRQRIAYTKRNKCAYRLVANLYPNEKDQKRKNKPDEPGHNEENSRISEMWVLRMINPQHNHAPDPINKKKRQKTSRTLVEKPINKPHHHHLLQQEQQQQQQQQQQQQQQQQQQQQQQHNANSQAQQQAAQLQQQMQQQLQASGLPTTPNYSELLGQLGQLSQQQSQQQQLHHIPQQRQRTQSQQSQQQPQQTPHGLDQPDAAVIAAIEASAAAAVASQGSPNVTAAAVAALQHTQGNEHDAQQQQDRGGNNGGAIDSNVDPSLDPNVDPNVQAHDHSHGLRNSYGKRSGFL